Proteins encoded by one window of Bacteroidales bacterium:
- a CDS encoding Clp protease ClpP, with protein MKNSFTNVIINGKTADMYIYGPIGYSWWDENSWDAAAFVKEFNKVSASCDRINIHINSPGGIIDEGLPIYNIINSCEKDTHTYIDGIAYSMGAIIALAGKTVHAAKNSLMLFHNASGWAMGNSLDFRETADMLDRYDSSLITSLSSKTGLTELEIRNKYFDFKDHLLTATEAKEAGFVDLIDGADAKTPDNSSVMTSDQLFAFFLKQDHSDPLLSKLKDFFKNSFTSFTNKPPAEMENLTLIATALGLAIDSAADVIVSAITALNQKVIDLTASSQASANALAALNASIDSIDVSIAAAASSDAKVIAMNAFITGLKNVDATDKTVAGKTKDDIEATAPNVADSYAHNKTADRILS; from the coding sequence ATGAAAAATTCCTTCACCAATGTCATCATTAATGGTAAGACCGCTGATATGTATATTTACGGTCCTATCGGTTATTCCTGGTGGGATGAAAATAGTTGGGATGCTGCCGCATTCGTCAAAGAATTCAATAAAGTATCGGCATCCTGCGACCGTATAAATATTCATATCAATTCACCAGGCGGAATCATTGATGAAGGTCTGCCTATTTACAACATCATCAATTCCTGCGAAAAAGATACCCATACCTATATTGATGGTATTGCTTATTCCATGGGAGCCATTATTGCCCTGGCCGGAAAAACCGTTCATGCAGCCAAGAATTCCCTGATGCTTTTTCATAACGCATCCGGATGGGCCATGGGCAATTCACTTGATTTCCGGGAAACTGCCGATATGCTTGACCGGTATGACTCATCGCTGATCACCAGTCTTTCTTCCAAAACCGGCCTGACAGAGCTTGAAATCAGAAATAAATATTTTGACTTCAAGGATCATTTGCTTACCGCGACTGAAGCCAAAGAAGCCGGCTTTGTCGATTTGATCGATGGGGCAGATGCCAAGACTCCGGATAATTCATCCGTCATGACCTCCGATCAGCTTTTCGCTTTTTTCCTGAAGCAGGATCATTCAGATCCACTGCTTTCCAAACTCAAAGACTTTTTTAAAAACTCGTTCACTTCATTCACTAATAAACCTCCTGCAGAAATGGAAAATCTTACCCTTATTGCCACAGCTCTTGGCCTTGCCATTGATTCAGCGGCTGATGTGATCGTTTCCGCGATCACTGCCTTAAATCAAAAGGTCATTGACCTGACCGCTTCCTCACAGGCTTCCGCAAATGCTTTGGCAGCACTTAATGCTTCCATCGATTCCATTGATGTCAGTATTGCCGCTGCCGCCAGTTCGGATGCCAAGGTGATCGCTATGAATGCCTTTATTACCGGCCTTAAAAATGTCGATGCTACAGACAAAACAGTTGCCGGTAAAACTAAAGATGATATCGAAGCTACAGCTCCCAATGTAGCTGATTCATACGCTCACAATAAAACTGCAGACAGAATTCTAAGCTAA
- the dnaG gene encoding DNA primase has protein sequence MIPNSVIETILDQADIVDVIGQFVQLKQKGKNWIGKSPFNDEKTPSFSVSPAKQIFKCFSSDISGGVVKFLKVHKGMSFPEAITYLADKYGIEIPKEESYNEEEVDKTNTKEELFNLNEFAASYFRQALPSSPVALDYANKRVNADNQVEFNIGYAYNDYHKFHQAALAAGYSETLLLLSGLIHQNDKLVTYDFFRHRIIFPIHNTQGRICAFAGRVFETSKLKQSKYLNITNTPVFNKSFTLFGLFFAQDSIRKLDFSIIVEGYTDVISLHSADVYNAVAPCGTALSKDQIKMLSRYSKNAVLFYDGDPAGQKASIKNARICLENGLFPSIVELPFSQDPDSYIRENPKIKMPEFIIGNRLAFPLWLADKLFTGTQDDPVLRNEAIRDVALILSLYQEESLVTLFISKICKKFKIAQSLLSDKVSQFAIAARTTPVEAGVKLPSHVNPADFHKWGFYEDNNEYHFSTKDGIQQYSNFVMKPLYHVESTIDTRRIFELTNYAGHKVTIDFDMTEMTSIMNFKRIIEGKGNFLFWGTEYYLTKLKQKWYEETKTCAEIRNLGWQREGFWAWANGISTEEGFTELDSTGLIAFHDRNFFIPAFSNIYINDKSVFIDERKFIYLKKDVTIRKWAEMFIQVFGENAKFGIAFYISSLFRDHLLHLFSNFPILNLFGPKGTGKSQMAMSLSCLFGKQQTPFNIHNGTKAGLAEHIQQFINAFAWIDEYKNNIEYDKIETLKSIYDSIGRNRLNYDKGKKKETTLVNSAVILSGQEMPTADVALFSRVMFLQFHQTEYSIAEKESYTLLKDMEKQGLSHVTAEILKYRSFFVENYYENYDNALSILLKDLGETVVEDRILRNWCAMLASILTLEENLDLPFTFDDLKKSAIKSMVNQNAQIASSNEISIFWDLVESLFDNNTLIDKWHFVVAHAEHIQEKSRDIILPQPMTVIKIKFTSVYKIYSEHAKRSSMKFLPSATLKYYLENSKHFLGVENSTRFTRKDYVIAEGEPVETKQVTSSYVFDYHALNINMIRLLESAPNGPKSKPYGVSVSTDED, from the coding sequence ATGATTCCAAACTCAGTCATTGAAACGATTCTTGATCAAGCTGACATCGTTGATGTTATCGGTCAGTTTGTTCAGCTCAAACAAAAAGGTAAAAACTGGATCGGGAAATCCCCCTTCAATGATGAAAAGACTCCTTCATTCAGTGTAAGCCCGGCTAAGCAAATCTTTAAATGCTTTTCCTCGGATATCTCCGGCGGAGTTGTAAAATTCCTCAAGGTCCATAAAGGAATGTCCTTCCCCGAGGCCATAACTTACCTGGCCGATAAGTATGGCATCGAAATCCCAAAGGAGGAATCTTACAACGAGGAAGAAGTCGATAAGACCAATACAAAAGAAGAGTTGTTTAACCTTAATGAATTCGCAGCTTCCTATTTTCGTCAGGCTTTGCCTTCCTCACCGGTCGCTCTGGATTACGCCAATAAACGAGTTAATGCCGATAACCAGGTGGAATTCAATATCGGTTATGCCTACAACGATTATCATAAATTTCATCAAGCGGCGCTTGCTGCTGGTTATTCCGAAACGCTTTTGCTTTTGTCCGGTCTTATCCATCAAAATGATAAGCTGGTTACTTATGACTTCTTCCGCCATAGAATTATCTTTCCTATTCATAATACTCAGGGGCGCATCTGCGCTTTTGCTGGCCGCGTCTTCGAAACTTCTAAACTCAAGCAAAGCAAATACCTGAATATTACCAATACGCCTGTTTTTAACAAGTCCTTTACTCTCTTTGGGCTGTTTTTCGCCCAGGATTCAATCCGTAAACTCGATTTCTCCATTATTGTCGAAGGCTATACCGATGTTATTTCACTTCATTCAGCTGACGTATATAATGCTGTTGCACCTTGCGGAACAGCCTTGAGTAAGGACCAGATTAAAATGCTTTCCCGATACAGTAAAAATGCAGTTCTTTTCTATGACGGCGATCCGGCCGGACAAAAGGCATCGATCAAGAATGCCCGTATCTGTCTTGAAAACGGCCTATTTCCCTCCATCGTTGAATTACCTTTTTCCCAAGATCCGGATTCTTACATTCGGGAGAATCCTAAGATCAAGATGCCTGAATTCATCATTGGCAACCGTCTGGCCTTTCCCCTCTGGCTGGCAGACAAACTATTCACCGGCACCCAGGATGATCCTGTACTTCGCAATGAAGCCATCAGGGACGTGGCTTTGATCCTTTCCCTATATCAGGAAGAATCCCTAGTCACATTATTCATATCTAAGATCTGTAAAAAATTCAAAATTGCTCAGTCACTTTTGTCTGATAAAGTCAGTCAGTTTGCCATTGCCGCCCGGACTACACCGGTCGAAGCCGGCGTTAAACTGCCATCTCATGTTAATCCCGCTGACTTTCATAAATGGGGCTTCTATGAAGATAATAACGAATACCATTTCAGCACAAAGGATGGGATACAACAGTATTCAAACTTTGTCATGAAACCGCTTTATCATGTAGAAAGCACTATTGATACCCGAAGGATTTTTGAACTTACCAATTATGCCGGCCATAAGGTGACTATTGATTTTGACATGACGGAGATGACTTCCATCATGAATTTTAAGAGAATAATAGAGGGAAAAGGCAACTTCCTTTTTTGGGGTACAGAATATTATCTTACCAAGCTCAAGCAGAAATGGTACGAAGAAACAAAGACTTGCGCCGAAATTCGTAACCTGGGATGGCAAAGAGAAGGCTTTTGGGCATGGGCTAATGGAATTTCTACCGAAGAAGGTTTTACCGAACTTGACAGTACCGGCCTGATTGCCTTTCATGACCGGAATTTCTTCATTCCTGCCTTCTCAAACATTTACATCAATGATAAATCAGTGTTCATTGATGAGCGCAAATTCATCTATCTTAAAAAAGATGTTACGATCCGCAAATGGGCTGAAATGTTTATCCAGGTTTTCGGAGAAAATGCCAAATTCGGTATTGCCTTCTATATTTCTTCATTGTTCAGGGATCATCTGCTTCATTTGTTCTCAAATTTCCCGATCCTGAACCTGTTCGGTCCCAAAGGCACCGGAAAAAGCCAGATGGCAATGTCGCTTTCCTGCCTTTTTGGGAAGCAGCAGACGCCATTCAATATCCATAACGGCACCAAGGCAGGTCTGGCCGAACATATTCAGCAGTTCATCAATGCTTTCGCCTGGATTGATGAATACAAAAACAATATCGAGTATGATAAAATTGAAACCCTGAAATCCATTTATGATTCCATCGGGAGAAACCGCTTGAACTATGATAAAGGAAAGAAAAAAGAAACCACCCTGGTTAATTCTGCCGTGATCCTTTCCGGTCAGGAAATGCCTACCGCTGATGTTGCCTTATTTTCCAGAGTCATGTTTCTCCAGTTTCACCAGACAGAGTATTCCATCGCTGAAAAAGAGAGTTACACTCTTTTAAAAGACATGGAAAAGCAGGGACTTTCCCATGTTACCGCTGAAATACTCAAATACAGATCCTTTTTTGTAGAGAATTACTATGAAAATTACGACAATGCTTTGTCCATCCTTCTTAAAGACCTTGGTGAAACGGTCGTTGAAGATAGAATTCTCCGCAATTGGTGCGCTATGCTTGCTTCGATCTTAACTTTAGAAGAAAACCTGGATCTTCCCTTCACTTTCGATGATCTTAAAAAATCGGCCATCAAATCTATGGTCAATCAAAATGCTCAAATAGCTTCCAGTAATGAAATCTCAATCTTTTGGGACCTGGTTGAATCATTGTTCGATAATAATACCTTGATTGATAAATGGCATTTTGTTGTGGCGCATGCAGAGCATATTCAGGAAAAATCGAGAGATATCATACTTCCGCAGCCGATGACTGTCATTAAAATAAAGTTTACCAGTGTTTATAAAATTTATTCTGAACACGCGAAAAGGTCCAGTATGAAATTTTTACCATCCGCAACCCTGAAGTATTACCTGGAAAATTCTAAGCATTTCCTTGGTGTTGAAAATTCAACTCGTTTTACCAGAAAGGATTATGTTATAGCGGAAGGGGAGCCGGTTGAGACTAAACAGGTTACCTCGTCTTATGTTTTTGACTATCATGCTTTGAATATAAATATGATCCGCTTGCTGGAAAGTGCACCAAACGGTCCAAAATCAAAGCCTTATGGCGTTTCTGTGTCAACTGATGAAGATTAA
- a CDS encoding haloacid dehalogenase-like hydrolase: protein MSKTLVRIAIAYDFDGTLAPGNMQEHSFIPKLGINKAEFWKTSNARAKDQDMDDILAYMQLMLQKADEKHIPVTRRAFLDHGKDIRFFNGVESFFDRINHYAAEKDASIDHHIISSGIRDIIKGTSIAKNFKNIFASGFVFDANDVAIWPALAINYTNKTQYLFRINKGINNSYDNTLINKFVEHEKRPIPFSRMIYLGDGETDVPAMKMIKQEGGTAIAVYDPHRRKKKDKLSAKQTCEDLIIQKRADFIAPADYTENSKLYKIITVLINKIVEDERLKALK from the coding sequence ATGAGCAAAACGCTGGTTAGAATCGCCATCGCCTATGATTTTGACGGCACACTTGCGCCGGGGAATATGCAGGAACATTCTTTTATCCCAAAGCTTGGCATTAATAAGGCGGAATTTTGGAAAACATCCAATGCCAGGGCAAAGGACCAGGATATGGATGATATACTGGCCTATATGCAACTGATGCTGCAAAAAGCCGATGAAAAGCACATCCCGGTTACCAGGAGAGCGTTTCTGGATCATGGCAAAGACATCCGCTTTTTTAATGGTGTCGAATCTTTTTTTGACCGAATAAACCATTACGCTGCAGAAAAGGATGCTTCCATTGATCATCACATCATTTCCTCAGGGATCAGAGATATTATAAAAGGTACAAGTATTGCGAAAAATTTTAAAAACATTTTCGCCTCCGGCTTTGTCTTTGATGCAAACGATGTAGCCATCTGGCCAGCATTGGCGATCAATTATACCAATAAAACTCAATACCTGTTCAGGATTAACAAAGGAATCAACAATTCGTATGATAATACCCTGATCAACAAATTTGTAGAGCATGAGAAAAGGCCCATACCTTTTTCAAGGATGATTTATTTGGGTGATGGAGAGACAGATGTGCCGGCCATGAAAATGATCAAACAGGAGGGCGGAACTGCTATTGCTGTTTATGATCCGCACAGGAGAAAAAAGAAAGATAAACTATCCGCAAAACAAACCTGTGAAGATCTCATCATACAAAAACGTGCAGATTTTATTGCCCCGGCAGATTATACAGAGAATTCGAAACTCTATAAAATTATCACAGTTTTAATTAATAAAATAGTTGAAGACGAACGATTGAAGGCGTTGAAATAG